A region from the Rosa rugosa chromosome 6, drRosRugo1.1, whole genome shotgun sequence genome encodes:
- the LOC133715491 gene encoding chromo domain-containing protein LHP1: protein MRVKGGGRKKSWEAMPVDDGGLLFQDTDPNDAAFALPENQVTEPQPEIEPEKNQNHDEAQAVEDGDGEGEEGDGEEGEEEAEAEDENKERSTKLDDGFYEIEAIRRKRVRKGQLQYLIKWRGWPETANTWEPLENLQSVSDVIDAFEESLRTGKQRKRKRKSGTPHTQPKKKQQQQRSTDTIYNATDGEISNADKALSSSALNGSGVDVLPPPQQIFQSVGDGEDNGRVNNTETAKKIDSENFCANGSQQISERREENEYDPKLSELKATGSTNTVSSDKLSVHFQEAKALEVNGPTNGLSKVDCGEPVQGSRSTGAKRRKSGSVKRFKQEAQVSELGATQNAPTRVSTRYAGRVDQTGVENLDYAGENSGRKNKIDECKEAVRITKILKPMGYSTSISNNVQDVSVTFMAMRSDGTEVIVDNKFLKVNHPLLLINFYEQHLRYSPAV from the exons GGGAGGAAGAAAAGCTGGGAAGCAATGCCTGTAGACGACGGGGGTCTGCTTTTTCAAGACACGGACCCAAACGACGCCGCTTTTGCTTTACCGGAAAACCAAGTCACTGAGCCACAGCCGGAAATTGAACCGGAGAAAAACCAAAACCACGACGAGGCTCAGGCCGTGGAGGACGGTGACGGCGAGGGAGAGGAGGGGGACGGGGAGGAAGGGGAAGAAGAGGCTGAGGCCGAGGATGAGAATAAGGAGCGGAGTACTAAGCTTGATGACGGTTTCTATGAAATCGAAGCCATTCGCCGCAAAAGGGTTCGAAAG GGTCAGCTGCAGTATCTCATAAAATG GCGTGGCTGGCCAGAGACAGCCAATACATGGGAACCCTTGGAGAACCTCCAGTCTGTCTCTGATGTTATAGATGCGTTTGAAGAAAG TTTGCGTACTGGAAAGCAACGAAAGCGAAAGCGCAAGTCTGGGACTCCTCATACTCAACCTaagaagaagcagcagcagcagcgtTCTACAGACACTATCTACAATGCGACAGATGGGGAAATAAGCAATGCTGATAAAGCTTTATCATCTAGTGCTCTCAATGGCTCAGGGGTGGATGTTCTTCCTCCCCCTCAACAGATTTTCCAGTCAGTTGGTGATGGAGAGGATAACGGGCGTGTCAACAATACTGAAACAGCAAAGAAAATTGATTCTGAGAACTTTTGTGCAAATGGTTCCCAACAAATTAGTGAAAGGAGAGAGGAAAATGAGTATGATCCAAAACTTAGTGAGCTCAAAGCAACAGGATCTACTAACACTGTCAGTTCAGATAAACTTTCTGTACATTTCCAAGAAGCCAAAGCTCTGGAAGTTAATGGCCCTACAAATGGTCTTTCCAAGGTTGATTGTGGAGAACCAGTACAGGGCAGTCGCAGTACTGGAGCTAAGAGAAGGAAGTCTGGTTCTGTGAAGAGGTTTAAACAAGAAGCACAAGTGTCTGAACTGGGTGCTACACAAAATGCACCAACTCGAGTTAGCACGAGATATGCTGGTAGAGTTGATCAAACTGGGGTAGAAAATCTTGATTATGCTGGGGAAAATTCAGGTCGCAAGAATAAGATTGATGAATGCAAAGAAGCAGTGCGCATCACCAAGATTCTCAAGCCAATGGGCTATTCAACTTCGATATCAAACAATGTCCAGGACGTGTCCGTTACTTTTATGGCCATGAG GTCTGATGGCACAGAAGTGATAGTGGATAACAAATTTCTCAAGGTCAATCATCCACTTCTG CTGATTAATTTCTATGAGCAACATCTCCGGTACAGTCCTGCTGTGTAA